CGTTCCCGCCCGCGTGTTCGGTCCCTTTGACCGACTGGCTGTCGATGCTCGCGGCACTCGGGGTCCGCTCGTGACTCGGGGCGTGGACTTCCCGATACCCCTCCCGGAGGACATCCAGGAGTTCTTGCCAGGTGCCATCGTCCCGCCACTGGGCGAAGTATTCGTACACCGTACTCTTGGCCGGGAAGTCGTGCGGGAGCATCGACCACTGACACCCCGACCGGTTCACGTACACGATCGCGTTCAGCACCTCCCGGAGGTCCACCGACCGGGGGCGTCCTCCGGGTCGGGCGGCCGGCAGGACGACCTGGATGATCTCCCATTGGAGGTCGGTCAAATCGGTCGGATACGGTTTGCGAACGGTCGCATCCATGACTTCGCTCCTCGAGTACGAAGGAGCGACTAACTTACAAGAGACGCACAACTTACAGCAAGGTCACTTTTCGGACAGCCTCTTAGTCTATATTTTCGATTGTGTCAACAATTATGGTTAATGCTGAATAACATCCTTTATTCGGCACTAAGTTAAAACATGCGACCAAAGGGAGAAACTGGTCGATTCACGAGTCATCGATCGGAAACGCGGAATCCGACCGATGTACCTTCTATCCGACGGTATCGATGAATTCCTCCCCAAGTCCTGACTCCCTTCCCGACATTTCTCCCGATCAGTTCGAGCGCGTGTTAGCTCTTGTCGCGGCAATCGCCAAAAGCGCCCCCGGGAAAACCGAACCCAAATACTTAACTGTCGAGGATGCGGCCGCATACTGCCGGGTCGCAGTTCAAACGATTTACAACAATCGAAGGTACATCGAGCGGATGCCGGGAGTGCGGAAGCTCCTATTCACCAGGGAAGCCCTTGATGCCTGGTTGGCAAATCGAAAGAACCGCCGCCGGGCGAAATAACTGCAAACGTCGTGAGTCAGGGCGAATATCACTTTTTCCTCCTATGGGCTTGAGTTTGTCGTTCACGGTGCGAATAATGGGGCGAAAACCTTTGGTTCGACCCCACGAGATACAGCAATGGGACGGCAAGCCAAATTCACCTTTCCTTTACAGGATGGGCGACAAGTCGGAGCCAGTTTCAAAGTCAGAGGCGGATATCTCCGTGTCCAGTTTCCGCACCCTTCCGAAGCCGGAAAGTACGTCGAAGCCAGCACCGGTATCGAGGTGCCCAAGGGTTGGGTGAAGAGCCGTAACCCTCCCAACGATGTGTTCACCGCAGCGGCAAAGATCATTCTCAAAGTCTACAGCCCGACACTTCCGGCGAAAGTCCGCTCCCCAAGTTGGGACAAGGTGATAACGGAGCTTCCAGCTGCCGCGAGCCTGCGCGATAAATCCCTCGAAACCTATCTCAGTATCATTCGGATTTTCAGAACGTATGTGTCCGAGTCCAAGGGACCGGGTGATGTCACGGTCGAGATTGCGAAGAGTTTCCGCTTCCAGTACGGCAAGGAGAGTTTCAAGAGGTCAAAGAAGTCGACCGCAAAAACCTACGAACGATCAGCTAAAACAATTGAAAATGCTGTTCGCCGGCTGCATGGTCTGTGGAATCATTTGAAGAATATCGGGTATGTGGAATCGAACCCGTGGGATTCGGTGCCGCGCCCTACAGTGCCAAAGAAGCTCGTCCGTATCCCGACCGAGGACACGTTCGATGCCTTCACTTGTTGGCTAAAGGAACGGTATCCGAGCTGGGAATTGCCGTCATTGTTCGTTTTGGTCAAAGCGATGGCAGGTTGCCGGTCGATGGATCTTTGTTCGGTCAAGTCGCATCAACTCCGAGACGGAATCCTGTGCATTGAGCCCGGTCAGGACAAAACCCACCGCCAGCGGATAATCCCACTTCCCCCGGATGTATTCCGGAAGCTAGATGCCCTCAAAGGGCCGACCTACCTTTGGGAGTCCTACATCGAGGATGCGAAGAAATATCGGCCGGGTTCGCGGAACCGATCCGACTTCCAACCCCGGACCCTTTTTTGGGCAATCAACAACATATTCCGCGAGTGGAACGAGGCGCACCCCGACAGGAAGTTAAAACCGCACGACCTCCGCAAGCGGGCCATTACTCTTACCACACTAGCTACCCAATCGGTGGACCAAACGGCCGAGGCCATTGGCATCGATCCCGCGACTGCGAGGCGCTACTACGTGGATGCGAAGACGGCGTTCGACGGACAGGAGTTGTTAAAGCGGATGGCGACCATCCTGCGGCCGCAAAGGGATACTGCCCCAGAATTGGGCCAGTCAGACACACCGAAGTAACTTTTTCTGGGGCGATTCTAGGGCGGTCAAAAGTGAGGCATTATAGCCCGTCGACATAACTTGCTATCTTTTAGGAACTTATCGATTGCGCTCGGAGGGAGTCGAACCCCCAACCTACGGTTCCGAAGACCGTTGCTCTATCCAGTTGAGCTACGAGCGCGCCGGCAGCAGCATTGAAAGTCTAGAGAACGCTACCCGACCCCGCAAGGGATACTGCCGACTCCGGCAATAAGGCCGTCGAGATTTCACCGGGCCGGGACAGCCGATTCAGGCGTCGTACTTCATTCCATTGGCGTTGGTGAGCCGCCGTGTCGACCTGCGGCGAACTCGGCTGAGGAGGCATGGGTATCGTTTACCTGACCGAACA
This is a stretch of genomic DNA from Fimbriiglobus ruber. It encodes these proteins:
- a CDS encoding helix-turn-helix domain-containing protein, with amino-acid sequence MNSSPSPDSLPDISPDQFERVLALVAAIAKSAPGKTEPKYLTVEDAAAYCRVAVQTIYNNRRYIERMPGVRKLLFTREALDAWLANRKNRRRAK
- a CDS encoding tyrosine-type recombinase/integrase, whose amino-acid sequence is MGRQAKFTFPLQDGRQVGASFKVRGGYLRVQFPHPSEAGKYVEASTGIEVPKGWVKSRNPPNDVFTAAAKIILKVYSPTLPAKVRSPSWDKVITELPAAASLRDKSLETYLSIIRIFRTYVSESKGPGDVTVEIAKSFRFQYGKESFKRSKKSTAKTYERSAKTIENAVRRLHGLWNHLKNIGYVESNPWDSVPRPTVPKKLVRIPTEDTFDAFTCWLKERYPSWELPSLFVLVKAMAGCRSMDLCSVKSHQLRDGILCIEPGQDKTHRQRIIPLPPDVFRKLDALKGPTYLWESYIEDAKKYRPGSRNRSDFQPRTLFWAINNIFREWNEAHPDRKLKPHDLRKRAITLTTLATQSVDQTAEAIGIDPATARRYYVDAKTAFDGQELLKRMATILRPQRDTAPELGQSDTPK